The stretch of DNA GAAATACTAGAGAGTTTGCACGACGAAGCTTGGTCTATTTTGTAAGACCATAGCCATGGTGAATGAACTGTTTTTTGGTGAATATGAATGGCCATGTCAATCACAAAAGGCACACGGGTGACCTGGGCCATGTGTTGGTTAGGGagtgaaaaaaaattcatgaaattttttagcagctttgaccactaattagaggtattaaatgaagtctaattaccgAATCACCTCCAAAACTATAGTACCGTAGTATTTACTGtagctaatgaggcctttgaccgtacgTTTAGGGAATTATTAGgcgcggttactgtagtattactgtagccaatcatgataaAACTTGGCTTATTAAattcatctcgaaaagttatacccatccATAAAAAAgttttcgcaaataaacttcgtttagtatttTATGCAGTATGCacacattcgtctttttgtgaaaaaaatttcatcatGTAAACCAAACAGGCAAACACGGCCCTGAAGTGGATCCCAAAGCTAGGCGCCTAGGCCAGCTGAGAGCTGTCCGGTCGTAGTACCTCATGTAAAATGCCGTGtttggttctttctttggaaGAAGATGGCACACAACCCGAGGAATACTGTTAATTACGATGTCGAACAAAGCtagtttgcaaaactaactctagaacccctgcgctagaaacctgaagaatctaatgagacctttgaccgcgtgattagagaatgattactgtagcattactatagccaatcatcgattaattatcgtcattagattcgtcgcgaaaagttatacccattcctgaaaaagttttataaataaatttcatttagcactccatgtatgcgagattcttttctcggtTTGTGTACACGgtaaaaccaaacaaggccaatcaTTGTCTACTGCATATACAGTGGCCGCCGTAACCTGAAAAAATGTCTGACGGCAGTGACGACACAGCTTCTTCGCGGGTCAACAAGGACAAGCATTGCGCGCTTCCAATCCCTCCACCACACAACTCCCAGTCTCCCATCGCTCTCGAATCCTCTCGTCTAGCTACAGTTGAGAGGGGAGAAGAAGGGCGTCGCGGGCGTCGCCGGCGGAGCTGGCGGTCCCCTCCGCCTCCGATGGCCTCAGGGCCGTCGTGAGGTGGCGGGGACTGCTGCGCTTGCGCCGGTCGGTGTGGGTGGTAGAATAGTAGGTCCTAGTACATCTAGGGTTAGATTTctcggcgtcgacggcgaggcggcggcgccaaggTGGACTAAGTCCTCCCGTGCTCTTCCTCGCCCCCGCGGCGCTTTACTCCGGTGCCAAAGGCGAGCCCGTGGAGGTGGTGCTCCCACTGTGGAGTTCCTATACATGAGTCGTTCGCCGGCGATTCATCGGCCCAGAGGGAAGGTGAGTTCGTCGGCTTCTAGGATCCAGGATAAGAAGGCAGCTTCGGGCCGTGCGGATGGTTGGAGAGTGGATAGGGCTCGGGTTTCTCGTGGCGGCttccgtcgccggcgacgagtcCCTGTCCATGGTCGGCGAGGCTCGGGGTGCGTCCCCGGCCGATGCGGCGTCAGCGTTTGCTTCTTCTATTGCGGCTATTTTCAAAGCCCGGTGGCGATTGGGTTTCTCCGACCTTGGGTTGGCGGTGGTGCTTCTTCGGCGATGGCCGGCGACAGCGACGACGGGAGGTTGCGTCCTGCAGAGGTTTTAGAGCCTAGTGTGCATTTTCTTTGTTCCTTAGGGGCCTCTGGGCAAAATGGTCGCCACAGTTGTCTTCTGTATCCTTCTGGAATGTACCTGTATGTGTACGTGTATTTTGTATTGTTTCCTTAACGTATAATACAGGTATGTTTCGATCGAAAAAAACAAGGACAAGCATCATCACATCTTGGCGACTATCGTCTCGTGCAGGCACTCACTCCAGGGAAGCAGCCAGCCCACCAGAAACAAGCTCCTTCCTGCTGCTATATCTCCCTGAGACTCTGACTCTCAGTTAACGAGAGCCTGCCTGTTATTGCCAAACGGTTAGCAGCATTGTTGTTTGCAGAGACGTCATATTAACTGAAGAGCTGGTGAGGTTAACTGACGACCACGTATAGGTGCAGTACGCTGCTTATCCGTCGCTGGCCGGATCGAACTGCTGGTATACGTCGGTTATGCACGCGGGCAAGCACGGCACATGTGAATGTGTGATCGATCGGATCGAGGACCACGGGCACACGATCGAGTCGACCCGACCCATGGGCATGTTGCTGGCGTCTGCACAATGCTACAGGAGGTAGGTTACAAAGATGATGCATGATTAGCAGCGGCGCATGCGCATCGTATGTGCAGACGCAGAGATGGAGCGGATCTCGGCTTTGCCAGTTTAGCTAGAGGCGTGTTTTCGCCTAGTATTTTACCAATTACAGGCTGAATCTGACTGAATCTCGATTGGCTGCTGGGACGGATTGGATAGATAGATCACAGATGGAGCAAGTGGCTGAGAGCCGGCCCGGCGCCCCCTGTCAGTCCCGTGCTCGATCACGTCGCGCCCTGATCCCCGCGCGCGGCCACCAAAGCTCCCTGCACCCTGCATAGTGGCTGGCAGCATGCGTGAACACTGCAAGGTGCTGCTATTTTGTTGCCTTCCACTTCACGAGAGGCATCTCCAGCTCGATAACAGTCTGTAACTTTGAATGCATAACCCTAACGCGAAACGCCCGAATTCGTCTGACCGTCCATGAACACGCGCGTACGGTTGCTATGAGACACGGCAACAGTCAACGACACACTACGCCAGAAATGCGGAGGAGGAGCGTCGCTCAAGAGTCAAGCAAGAGCATAGTTCCATGGCTACGGACAAAACGTACCTCATGTATGGAGGAGTAGCTCTAATCACCGATTAATCTTCTATAGATAAGTTCTCACTACTACATCCCAGGCCCAGCAGAAGCGAACGAGATGATCGACGAGCTCATGAGCGACCCCCGGCGAGTGTCGGCCGGAGCATGCCGACAAGAGAAGCCAGCCCTCGCTCCCCTGATCTCCTACCAAACAAATCACCCCCAGATTACCGAGGCTAGCTGACATTAACATTTAACAACAATGCTTTCAGTGGCCTTCCTGACGAATACGATTCCTCCGCGGAATTCTCTGCGCGCACGCCCCCACGGGCTCCCTACGCCTGCATCCAAAGGGCGCCTGGTCACGGGTCTCCGGATCCGCAGCGATGCCGCCAACCTTCTGTCAGTCGGTCACCACTCACCCTAGCCCCTGCTGGATCAGGATCGGAGCGTCGCGGGGGAGGGAGACGCTTGGATTGGATCCTTGCAGCTGCAGCTCGCAGCTGATGATAACGCGGGTTCCCGTTGGTGTTCTGCCTGCGCGCGTCAAGGCAGCAGCGGCGATCGATCGGATCCGTTCGATCTAATCCAAAGAGCTAGCGCCGCGTGAACCGACAACAACTCTGCGGAGAGCTCGTGGCGCGTGAGATTGTTCAGCTGCCGAGCGGCGGACAGATGGGGTGCTCCGTACGATTCGTTTTCAATGGAGGCTggagctcaaaaaaaaaaagtctgtGTTTAGATttgtaaaatggtggtaaaaaaggacacattggacactgtagcacattatagtacttttcgtttgtttgtggtaattgttgtcctaccatgatctaactaggctcaaaagattcgtctcgtcgtgtacatcaaaactatgcaattagtttttttatttacctacatttaatactccatgcatgaggtaaaaaatttgatgtgataggtgaatagtgaagtttggagagagaaattttagaactaaacacagccttaagAGGAGCAGGCCAGTTCGGCAATCTAGATGTAAGCACATCCGGGGAATCTTCTCGGGTGCTGCAGTATGCATGGCTCCTCTTGCAGACTCGCAGGCCGCAACACGAAATCATTCCAAAACGGGATCGGCAATCGAGAACCAGATAGCAGGAGGGTGTTCGTGCTCTCTGCTGAGTTTGTGCTTTCATCCTTGACGCCTTGTGcttgtgtgcgcgcgcgcaggTCAAATGCGCGTGCAAATATACCCTGCAGAATCAAAATGAAACAGGACACATCTCTGCAActcgattttttttcaaaaaaatccaGTAGGATTGGAACTGGTCCCTCTGTTCCTAAAAGAATGCAAACTCTCGAGTCCCAAGGAGTCaaacaattttaaatttgattaaatttatataaaataaattaACATTTATATTGTAAATTAGGCATCATTAAATAACTATAAAAGTGGTTTAGGCAACGGGTTTGATCACCGCATGTCAATCCAACTTGGTCAATCGGCAGGGTAGTGTATAGCTAAAATATCTCGAACAATGATTCCAAAGGAAAAAATCATTTCAAACAACATAACTATACATGCATTCTCCGTTTGATGTTTGGTAAGCCCTACAATAAGCTGCACATAAAGAACAGGGCCAACCAGGGTATAGAACAAGAATGAACGAGCAAGTATACAACAAAGTTAGCACCGATCGTCTCTCCAACACGACATCAGCGGAGTGATGTCTGGCCGGCGAGATGGAGCAAGGCCTGCTTGTGATACGCCGTGCGGAGCTTCTTGTACTTTTGCACAAAGGTAGGCGGGTCGATGTCCTTCTTCAGGAACTTCTGGTGCAGCTCCTCAGACTCTTCGTCCAGCTTTGCCATTGATGCTGAGGAAACAAAATGTGATGAGTTCAGACATTTCACAAAATTCAAATACGTGGAATtaaagtttcttttttttctttttcaactgGTATTGCCGCATATCCACTGGGTGGCCACAGTGCCCTTCAAGTTGATCACATAAACAAAAATCGAAAAAGTTCAGAAGATTCTAGCATGATCATGTTGTGCATGTTCAAAGATGTGCACGAACAGTGTGACACATAGTGAACACTGTATCCCGTTATAAACCAGCAAATAACCACAGTCTGATACTCAGATACAAACATGTAACTGATAAGAAGAAAGGAACTGAAGATGTTATCGTTCAGAGTACTTACATTGGAGCTTATCAAGCAGCGCAGCAGGGGAACAGGACCTCATAATATCATCTTTCTGCCTCTCCAAATCAGTCAATCTGCCTTGGGCAGCAGCTAGTTCCGTGGTTCTTATTATTGTGCACTGTACAGATTATAAATGCAAATGAAATGTCAGCAAATAAATGAAGAAAGCTTCACAGCAACAGTTTTGCAAGGCTGTAGGTGACAAGCTGCACCTGATTCCTAAGCTCCAAAATCCGCTGCTCCTTTTCTAAATTCTCTCCTGTAGTTTACAATACAAAAGAGAGTAAGAATAAGTTACATATATCTTATTTGAAGTTCAGTAGATCAACGGGTACTTTTGAGACACCATTATTTTAAAGAAAGAGAATTTATGGCTCACTTGCAAGTTGCAATGTCTCCTTTCTAAGCTCATCACGTACCTGAACATTAAAAGGGAGCATCAAGTCAGCAAATACAAAAGACTCTTAAAGAATTTCCTATGTGGGTACACCAGAGATGAGCGGTTGAgataaaacaaactaaaacaGATAAACAGCAGTCAAACATCACAATACAAATACTTGCAGAACAATCACCACACATGGATGAGGGCAGAGGAAACATGAAAGTGGTCTTAGAACTCAGCTCGTATGAGCATCTACAATATGTAAGCTTTCGATCATTCAGTACGCCAGTGTAGCGTAGACTGCAAAGAAATAATTAACATAAAAAAAGAGTAGTGTGAAACAGTTTGCAACTCTACTAATCAGGAAAGTTTCAAAGGATTTTCCATAGGCAGTGCAGCATGGATAGCCAATACAAATGAGAAGACACTCTTATGAACTCCAATAATAATTGGAACCACTGAATGAGCACAAAAAATGTTGGTTATAGTGCAGAAAGGATTTCAGCATCCTCTGGTGAAGTCAGCATCACAAATATAAAAAGTGGTACGTGCAACAGAGCTTACATTGTTCTGGGTTTTCACTTGATCAAGTGAATTAAAGAATGCATTATATGCCTCTTTGTCTTTCAATAGCCTCTGTAACTCCTCGATACTGCACAGAAAGGTTTGATGAAAAAGATATGATAAGATTGTTGACTCCAGTCAAATTATGCATCATCAGGAAAAAAATGAACATTGTGCAAATAGACAAGTTGTCAATGTATACAATTCGGAAAtggaaacacagcaaaacaaaTCAGCCATGCATAAACGTTCCTTACAAAATTATACAGCAGTTATCGACTGGTTCTCCTACACCAAGCATCATGTTTTAGAGAAGCAGTTTGTCTCAACTTTTGCCCCTAGAATCACCCTACAAGCTGTCTGGCTCTGGATATTCAAGCTTGACTTAACATACACAACACATTCACAAATTATCCTTTTCCCATTCTTGCATGGGTCCATCCAAATATGCGATGCGGATCTGTGATGTAACGGTGTATGCTGAAGGACTATACCTTATTGCAATGTTAAGGTATCAATATTAGAGTGGTCATATGGCATGGATCTGGACACAGTTTTCCAAATCTCCTAGTTGGGGATAACCCTTAAAGCATGAAAGTTATAGTAAAGGGTAAcaaagtactccctccatccaactaTCCAAGGCCCATTAGGAAATCTGAAAAATCCAAGTATGCAAGGCCTATTCCAGTTTTTTCTCGAAGTCATGGCGCGCAATGCTTCGTGGACAGTCGCGAAGTAACTCCGTCCCCGGATCCATTGTGGcaccatgtttttttttctaatccATCACACGTCCACCCATGCGCAGTGGATCCCAGTGGCCAAATGCCATAATTAAGAGGCTAAACTGTACGCGTTAAACGAGGACGAAGTAATTGCATTTTTTCTTCGAGTTAACTCTTCCTTGGTCTTTGAGTCATGAACAAATGGGCCTTGGATagtttggatggagggagtattttgaTTGCAATCTGTAACAGATACAAGATAGGAGACAATATTTTCTACAAGAAATCTAAAGTTAAATCATGAAAGAAAATAAGACCATGAGCTAACCTCTTATCCTTCAAACGAGCAATTACCCCTGCAGCTTCAGCAGGAGATGGTTGCCCACAGGATGAAGACTGAGGATGATCTGGAGCTCTTTGATGTGGACTGGCACTAGAAGAGGTAGGCGTGGATGGGCGTGAAGACGAGCCTACCACCGAGGGAGGGTACCAAGACTGTGTAGGGATTTCCTGGAAATTTGGATCCGTTTGCTGCTGCTGAGAGCTGCAATATGTACATTGAGCAGAGCCAAAGGCAGTAAGCaaggggagagaaaaaaaatcagaactGCTTACGACATATAATTTCGTTTATGCTATCTTTAATAATTCAGTAGATGCATCCACAGGAAATGAAACAGATATTCGGTCAAATTCTCTTTGGTTAACAAATGAAATTCTAGGTGCCATGGTTCGTGGGTGCAGCTAGACAAATTATTGTGATCAGACAACTTATTTTTGACTTGATAGGTTCTGAAGTAAACAGTTAATCAAATGTATACAGGAAAAATGTAAAACCTAGCTAATTTATACAGAAATGAAAAGCTGAGGCTCAGAAAACATAAATAGTACACCACCATAGATCGATTACTCAATTTCAACGGGACCAACGTACCCGAAGAGCGGAAATCTCCAGCTCATTGTATTAAGCAATCTGCATGAATAGATACAAGGTTATGGATGCCAACTGATAAACTGATCACTGATGTAATCTGAAATTTATTGTGACAATAAAAGTGAATGTCTAGATAAATTTTTGATGCAAATAGCATAAATGTGGTATTAAGTGCTCGTGGTATAACACTAGTCAGTTGCATTGTAAAAGTTGATTAAAATATCTACCACACTGAATTTTGTCCATCGTCAGAAATGGCATGCTCACTAGCAGATACAGACGTCTATTCCATAGGCCGTGACTTGTACCACGAAATTGACTAGATGTGCTATACTAGACCGGTGAATCCATCATTGCAGATGCCATTCGTGGCGGTGGTAACTTGCTACGATCACAGGGTTCATACGGGCCAGTAAGTAACCATCCAGTAATATAGCAGGCAAAATTCGTCAGTGGGAGAGTAAAGCGTGCATGATTCTGAGCGCAATTCCAGCAGAGGCGGGGCAGACTTAACGAAGGGGCATTCAGCTGAACCTTTCCCATTGGCATAATAAACTGCATCCGCGCCTAATCGAATGGTGGATCGGATTCGTAGTGGAGGATGGAGCATGCGAACCCtctcaactcctagaaaacatgGGAAGGATCAGATACCAAATCAATCCACCTCCGGATGGATCTCCAGTCCAGTGCACTGGACCGAGGGAGAAGGGCGGCGGCAGTCGGCAGAGGAGCGGCGAGGGATCCggcagagggagggagggagggaggggtctCAGGCGCGGCGCGCTGGGATTCTAGTTTAAGAGCAGCTCTGCTCGGCTGatgcgcgcgccggcgccgggtaaGAGGGCGAACGCGTGCCAAACACGGGACgagaagaggagggggagggttgattaccccgccgccgcccgcagcgcGCGAGAAATCAGAGGAGCATTTGCCTCGCTCCCGCGGTGGTTGCTTCCGTGCTCCGCCGCGACGGAGGAAGCCGCGGACCAGACGACGGCAGGAGAAGAGTCCAAGCCACGCTTGTTTGGGCCGTACGCGTTGTTGGGCCATACGCGTAGCCAACGACGCGcgagttagttttttttttttgagcacaCTCGCGCGAGTTAGATGTTGCTGTTGGGCCTTGATGCTTGGCATAGGGAGAAAGGAGCCCAAACTGGCAGCCTGTCCCGGCCCAAAAGCGAAGTTcagtgtatttttttttgtcgcTCGCTCAACTGTGTCCGTTCAGGGAATTTCCAATGAGATGAGTATACTGTGGGAGCACACAAGGAGGAGCATTAGCACATCCGCGAACACCTATGCTGAGGAACTTCCCTTGGATGGAGGCTTGTTGCTTTCGTGTTATGGTTTCTGTATGCACGAGTGTAAACATCAAGTCCATTGACATTGGCTCGGTCTATAACGTGACACTTTACAGACCAAAATATACACGTATTTGAAAAATCAGTAGTGTTAGAGCCTGTTTAGATCCATCAACTAATTGACACATAGCTTGTTTAGGCGtatgtggtgacttcgtcaatatcgataatttgtttttaatttatagggtaggatttgcgtacgtgtattcataaaggtaagtgtgcgtgcgttgtgagtgtctgaatTGTACAgtgtaattaaaaaaatcagAACCAACTATTATGTAGTAAAATCTTTTTAACTAGCTAAATAGCAACTATCCAATTAGATGATCGAACCTGACTAATTCCAACTAACCAACTAATGGATTTGGTGGATGAATCTAAGCAGGATCTTAATCACAGTGGCTCATCAGTCATCAGGCATCAAAGTGGCATCAAGATAAGCACATTCGTGCACCGAGAGGTTCGTAGGTGCCATACATCAGAATTTTGCTGAAAACTCGCATGCACCacactgtttttttttcccaagAAATTATTGGTCACGCGCGGAAGCTCAAATTGAACTGGCGCTACGGGGACGACAGGAATCTCACCGTGGTTTATCTCGTAGCAGGCCcggtttagttcccaaaatttttcataGAGTATCCGTTACATCGAATctttcaacacatacatgaaatattaaatgtagttaaaaaaataactaattacatagtctaactgattagcacgagatgaatcttttaagcataatta from Panicum virgatum strain AP13 chromosome 9K, P.virgatum_v5, whole genome shotgun sequence encodes:
- the LOC120647058 gene encoding vacuolar protein-sorting-associated protein 37 homolog 1-like; translation: MSWRFPLFGSQQQQTDPNFQEIPTQSWYPPSVVGSSSRPSTPTSSSASPHQRAPDHPQSSSCGQPSPAEAAGVIARLKDKSIEELQRLLKDKEAYNAFFNSLDQVKTQNNVRDELRKETLQLARENLEKEQRILELRNQCTIIRTTELAAAQGRLTDLERQKDDIMRSCSPAALLDKLQSSMAKLDEESEELHQKFLKKDIDPPTFVQKYKKLRTAYHKQALLHLAGQTSLR